A genomic segment from Paramixta manurensis encodes:
- a CDS encoding TcfC E-set like domain-containing protein encodes MSARRITSGLKTFLASGMVSLSVSLSVTAASDKVQQIGGVIIPQAFSKALHDGMSIPVFIHLENSTDTQNDQRIGNAFIWLDDGILRVRRLQLEENSNNATVSEPLRKQITSLANESFSKDLKITLTNHAQLQLSLRQLLLQLVVKREALGTVLRSRSEDIGHSSVDGISSSLNYNLGVYNNQMRNGGSNTSSYISLNNVIALREHHVVLDGSLYGMGSGSQDNEMYKAMYERDFAGYRFAAGMLDTWNLQSLGPMTAVSAGKIYGASWGNQANSTVFDNTQSATPIIAFLPAAGEVHLTRDGRLMSVQNFAMGNHEVDTRGLPYGIYDIEVEVIVNGRTVGKQTQRVNKLFSQGRGVGAPLAWQFWAGSFHMDRWTESGKKTLPAKDSWVAGASASGSVSAINWAATGYSYDNNAIGETRLTLPLAKYVNVNLQNMLASDSSWSSIGSINTALPGGFSSVWVNHEKTHISNKLRRSSADNRAIGGTLNLNSLWSKLGTFNISYNIDRRYNSHYYTADYYQTLYAWAGGSLGMRTGIQRFNNGDSRANTGKYIAFDFSLPLGNWFSTGMTHQNGYTMANLAARKQFNEGSIRTLGANISRAISGDTRGDKTLSGGAYARFDSRYSSGTLNMNSGADGYVNTNLTANGSIGWQGKNIAASGRTDGNAGVIFKTGLEGDSKLSAKVNGRVFPLSGKRSYLPLSPYSRYEIELQNSKDSLDSYNIVTGRKSQLTLYPGNVAVIEPEVTQLVTVSGRLYAEDGTTLANAVINNHIGRTRTDDNGEFVMDIDKKYPTINFSHGKNQRCEAVLELGPAHGAIWMGDVICRGLASYASIQPTGEESES; translated from the coding sequence ATGTCTGCACGACGAATTACTTCAGGACTGAAAACGTTCCTTGCCTCCGGCATGGTCTCTTTATCTGTTTCACTTAGCGTTACTGCCGCATCTGATAAAGTACAGCAAATTGGTGGCGTTATTATCCCTCAAGCCTTTAGCAAAGCCCTGCATGATGGGATGAGCATTCCTGTATTTATCCACCTCGAGAACAGTACCGACACGCAGAATGATCAGCGGATCGGCAACGCCTTCATCTGGCTGGATGATGGCATCCTGCGCGTACGGCGACTTCAGTTGGAAGAAAATAGCAACAACGCTACCGTGAGCGAGCCGCTCCGCAAACAGATAACCTCGCTGGCGAATGAATCCTTCAGTAAAGACCTTAAAATTACGTTGACCAACCACGCGCAATTGCAACTTAGCCTGCGTCAGTTACTGCTGCAACTGGTAGTAAAGCGGGAAGCGTTAGGCACAGTGTTGCGTTCGCGCAGCGAGGATATTGGTCACTCCAGCGTTGATGGTATTAGCAGTAGCCTGAATTATAACCTGGGTGTTTATAACAACCAGATGCGCAACGGCGGCAGTAACACCTCCAGCTATATCTCACTGAATAATGTCATCGCGCTACGCGAGCATCACGTGGTGCTGGATGGCTCGCTGTACGGCATGGGTTCCGGCAGCCAAGACAATGAGATGTATAAGGCGATGTACGAGCGTGATTTTGCCGGATATCGCTTTGCTGCCGGGATGTTAGACACCTGGAATCTACAGTCGCTTGGCCCGATGACCGCTGTTTCAGCCGGGAAAATCTACGGTGCCTCTTGGGGAAATCAGGCCAATTCAACCGTGTTCGATAACACGCAGTCGGCCACCCCCATCATCGCCTTTTTACCTGCCGCCGGAGAGGTTCACCTGACTCGCGACGGGCGCTTAATGAGCGTACAGAATTTCGCGATGGGCAATCACGAAGTGGACACCCGTGGTTTGCCCTATGGGATTTACGATATTGAGGTTGAAGTGATCGTCAATGGACGGACGGTCGGCAAACAAACGCAGCGGGTGAATAAACTCTTCAGCCAAGGACGAGGAGTCGGTGCGCCGCTTGCCTGGCAGTTTTGGGCTGGCAGTTTCCATATGGACCGCTGGACCGAGAGTGGCAAAAAGACGTTACCAGCTAAAGATAGCTGGGTAGCCGGCGCTTCGGCTTCCGGTTCGGTGAGCGCCATCAACTGGGCGGCGACCGGTTACAGTTACGATAATAACGCGATAGGCGAGACCCGGCTGACACTGCCGTTAGCTAAATACGTCAACGTGAACCTGCAAAACATGTTAGCCAGTGACAGCTCCTGGAGCAGCATTGGCAGTATCAACACCGCACTACCCGGCGGCTTCAGCTCGGTGTGGGTCAACCATGAGAAAACCCATATCAGCAATAAGTTACGACGTAGTAGCGCCGATAATCGGGCCATCGGCGGTACGCTGAACTTGAATTCGCTGTGGTCGAAACTGGGAACCTTCAATATTAGCTATAACATCGATCGTCGCTATAACAGTCACTACTACACCGCAGATTACTACCAGACGCTTTACGCTTGGGCAGGAGGTTCGTTGGGAATGCGGACCGGCATTCAGCGTTTCAATAACGGCGACAGCAGGGCGAATACCGGTAAATACATCGCGTTCGACTTTTCTCTGCCACTCGGCAACTGGTTTAGTACCGGGATGACGCACCAGAACGGTTACACCATGGCTAACCTGGCGGCGCGTAAACAGTTTAATGAAGGTAGTATCCGTACCCTCGGCGCAAATATTTCGCGCGCGATTTCCGGCGATACCCGCGGAGACAAAACACTCAGCGGCGGCGCCTACGCCCGATTTGATAGCCGCTACTCCTCCGGCACGCTGAACATGAATAGTGGGGCCGATGGCTACGTAAATACTAACTTGACCGCCAACGGTAGCATCGGCTGGCAGGGGAAAAATATCGCCGCCAGCGGACGGACCGACGGTAACGCCGGGGTGATTTTCAAAACCGGGCTTGAGGGTGACAGTAAGCTGAGCGCCAAGGTAAATGGCCGGGTCTTCCCGCTCTCCGGCAAGCGCAGCTATTTACCTTTGTCGCCGTACAGTCGTTATGAAATCGAACTGCAAAACAGCAAAGACTCGCTCGACAGCTACAACATTGTTACCGGACGCAAGAGCCAACTCACCCTCTATCCAGGCAATGTCGCGGTGATTGAGCCGGAAGTCACCCAGTTGGTTACTGTTTCTGGTCGTCTCTATGCCGAAGATGGCACCACGCTAGCCAATGCCGTGATTAATAACCACATTGGACGCACGCGTACCGATGATAACGGCGAGTTTGTCATGGATATTGATAAAAAATACCCAACCATCAATTTCAGTCACGGTAAAAACCAGCGCTGCGAAGCGGTGCTAGAACTCGGCCCGGCGCACGGTGCGATATGGATGGGCGATGTGATCTGCCGTGGTCTTGCCTCCTATGCCAGCATACAACCGACAGGGGAAGAGAGTGAAAGCTAA